A stretch of the Halococcus salsus genome encodes the following:
- the hmgA gene encoding hydroxymethylglutaryl-CoA reductase (NADPH) has product MNADDLAERVREGDLRLHELESHADPDTAAAARRRVVASETDTSLDSVGESHLAAADTDSTIENLVGTVEIPMGVAGPVPVAGGEREGEHYLPLATTEGALVASVNRGCSVIRAAGGADARVTKRAMTRAPVFRVAGIVEAEAVVEWVRDHEADLASAAESTTSHGELVDITPYAVGDSVFLRFGYDTKDAMGMNMATIATREACDVVESETPAELVALSGNLCTDKKPAAINAVEGRGRSVVADVRIPNDVVEERLHATPEAVAELNTRKNLVGSAKAGGLGFNAQAANVVAAAFLATGQDAAQVVEGSNAITTIDAREDELYASVSLASLEVGTVGGGTKLPTQAEALSLLGVRGGGSPPGSNADALAEVIAAGALAGELSLLGALASRHLSSAHEELGR; this is encoded by the coding sequence ATGAACGCCGACGACCTCGCCGAGCGCGTTCGGGAGGGCGACCTCCGCCTCCACGAACTCGAATCCCACGCCGACCCCGACACCGCGGCCGCCGCCCGGCGGCGCGTGGTCGCGAGCGAGACCGACACCAGCCTCGACTCGGTGGGCGAATCCCATCTCGCGGCCGCCGATACCGACTCGACCATCGAGAACCTCGTAGGTACCGTCGAGATACCGATGGGTGTCGCCGGGCCGGTCCCCGTGGCGGGCGGCGAGCGCGAGGGCGAGCACTACCTCCCGCTCGCCACCACGGAGGGCGCGCTGGTGGCGTCGGTCAACCGGGGCTGTTCGGTGATCCGGGCGGCGGGTGGGGCGGACGCGCGGGTGACGAAACGTGCGATGACGCGCGCACCGGTCTTCCGAGTCGCGGGGATCGTCGAAGCCGAGGCAGTGGTCGAGTGGGTCCGCGACCACGAGGCCGACCTCGCGAGCGCTGCCGAGTCCACCACTTCGCACGGCGAACTCGTCGATATCACTCCCTACGCGGTCGGCGATTCGGTCTTCCTCCGCTTCGGCTACGACACCAAGGACGCGATGGGGATGAACATGGCGACGATCGCCACCCGCGAGGCCTGCGACGTGGTCGAGAGCGAGACGCCCGCCGAGCTCGTCGCGCTCTCGGGCAACCTCTGTACGGACAAGAAACCCGCCGCGATCAACGCCGTCGAGGGGAGGGGGAGAAGCGTGGTCGCCGACGTGCGGATCCCGAACGACGTGGTCGAGGAGCGCCTCCACGCCACGCCCGAGGCGGTCGCCGAACTCAACACCCGGAAGAACCTCGTCGGGTCGGCGAAGGCGGGTGGGTTGGGGTTCAACGCCCAGGCCGCGAACGTCGTCGCCGCCGCCTTCCTCGCCACGGGTCAAGACGCCGCCCAGGTCGTCGAGGGCTCGAACGCGATCACCACGATCGACGCCCGCGAGGACGAGCTCTACGCCAGCGTCTCGCTCGCGAGCCTCGAAGTCGGCACCGTCGGCGGTGGCACGAAACTACCCACGCAGGCCGAGGCGCTCTCGCTGCTCGGGGTGCGCGGCGGCGGGAGTCCCCCCGGATCGAACGCCGACGCGCTCGCCGAGGTCATCGCGGCGGGTGCGCTCGCGGGCGAACTCTCCCTCCTGGGGGCGCTGGCCTCCCGGCACCTATCGAGCGCCCACGAAGAACTCGGTCGGTAG
- a CDS encoding cupin domain-containing protein, which yields MEHVAADDGTSLEPMEGVQLTMLAGGERMNVQAFEIEPGAVVPAHSHHHEQAGQVIDGVLTFVTDDAEREVGPGGSYAIRSEERHGAENRGTETVRGVELFSPPREAPDWAE from the coding sequence ATGGAGCACGTCGCAGCCGACGACGGTACGTCGCTCGAACCGATGGAGGGCGTGCAGCTGACGATGCTCGCCGGCGGCGAGCGGATGAACGTCCAGGCGTTCGAGATCGAACCGGGCGCGGTGGTGCCGGCCCACAGCCACCACCACGAGCAGGCGGGCCAAGTCATCGACGGCGTGCTGACGTTCGTGACCGACGACGCCGAACGCGAGGTCGGTCCCGGCGGGAGCTACGCGATCCGGAGCGAGGAACGTCACGGGGCCGAGAACCGCGGGACGGAGACGGTTCGCGGCGTGGAGCTGTTCAGCCCGCCGCGTGAGGCCCCCGACTGGGCCGAGTGA
- a CDS encoding DUF4013 domain-containing protein, translating into MISESITYLRNSDEVVKTVLIGGLLSILSFLLVPAFVVSGYFVRVLQRTMNGDDEPPVFADWEGLLVDGLKAFAIAVVYGLVPAIVGFVLVGGGVMAAFSGDAGSVIGGTSIFVGVLLSILLGLAAWYVIPAATANFAETGRLSDGFDLGALRPVLLSRTYATGWLLALGVIVLGVVVAGVLNVVPFLGTLVGVFVSFYAAVAAYYIIGHTWADLRTVEPRPEGTANERPAA; encoded by the coding sequence ATGATCAGTGAATCGATTACCTACCTGCGGAACAGTGACGAGGTCGTCAAGACCGTCCTCATCGGCGGCTTGCTATCGATCTTGAGCTTCCTCCTCGTCCCGGCGTTCGTCGTCTCGGGCTACTTCGTTCGGGTCCTCCAGCGAACGATGAACGGCGACGACGAGCCCCCGGTCTTCGCGGACTGGGAGGGCCTCCTCGTCGACGGCCTGAAGGCGTTCGCCATCGCCGTCGTCTACGGGCTCGTCCCCGCCATCGTCGGCTTCGTGCTCGTCGGTGGCGGCGTCATGGCGGCGTTCTCCGGCGACGCGGGGAGCGTCATCGGCGGAACCAGCATCTTCGTCGGAGTCCTCCTCTCGATACTCCTCGGCCTCGCCGCGTGGTACGTCATCCCCGCCGCGACCGCGAACTTCGCCGAGACCGGCCGTCTGAGCGACGGGTTCGACCTCGGCGCGCTCCGGCCGGTCCTACTGAGCAGGACCTACGCGACCGGCTGGCTGCTGGCGCTCGGCGTCATCGTCCTCGGTGTCGTCGTCGCCGGCGTGCTCAACGTCGTCCCGTTCCTCGGGACGCTCGTGGGCGTCTTCGTGAGCTTCTACGCCGCCGTGGCGGCCTACTACATCATCGGCCACACCTGGGCGGACCTGCGGACCGTCGAACCACGTCCCGAGGGGACGGCCAACGAACGACCAGCGGCCTGA
- a CDS encoding DUF5817 domain-containing protein: MYAVVGCGECSALWVVEGRPDTTTCPSCGKRHRFEALKKFAQHESGDAAREARTRLLAARSDHAPDELDSFSTLESQAEAGGMSDAEYLERSGLDAERTAAAGEAATESGGSKSRMEVVRDSIADLDDPSESNVVARAERDGVPADYTERALERLSQRGAVSRHDGRYRLL; encoded by the coding sequence ATGTACGCGGTGGTCGGCTGCGGCGAGTGCAGCGCGCTCTGGGTGGTCGAGGGACGACCGGACACCACGACCTGTCCCTCGTGCGGCAAGCGCCACCGCTTCGAGGCGCTGAAGAAGTTCGCCCAGCACGAGTCGGGCGACGCCGCACGCGAGGCCCGCACCCGGCTGCTCGCCGCCCGGAGCGACCACGCGCCCGACGAGCTCGATTCCTTCTCGACCCTCGAATCGCAGGCCGAGGCCGGCGGGATGAGCGACGCGGAGTACCTCGAGAGGTCGGGGCTCGACGCCGAGCGAACGGCCGCGGCGGGCGAGGCGGCCACCGAATCGGGTGGGAGCAAGAGCCGGATGGAGGTCGTTCGCGATTCCATCGCCGACCTCGACGACCCCAGCGAATCGAACGTCGTCGCCCGCGCCGAACGGGACGGGGTTCCGGCCGACTACACCGAACGCGCGCTCGAACGGCTGTCTCAGCGGGGCGCGGTGAGCCGACACGACGGCCGGTATCGACTACTGTAG